Proteins from a single region of Streptomyces spectabilis:
- a CDS encoding ABC transporter permease, translated as MTLTLSGTSAVKAAGARRPIGVLVAGALLGLVVLAAALAPLLAPYAPDAIDLSSSLVGTGREHLLGTDSSGQDLLSRALYGARTSLVAPLLLLAVAGVLGVTLGVLAAWCGGWVDTLVSRLTDVMYAFPGLLFTVLIIAVFGTGTTTSVLALGLAFTPTIAKYTRSLALAEARKPYVDAYRVQGMGGARICARYLIPNLGRSVLGYLVVLFGEALMSLATLSYLGFGAQPPSSDWGLMVQEGQAAIVQGAMLPALVPGTAIALVVVCFNVVGVWAADRLGRQ; from the coding sequence ATGACCCTGACCCTGAGCGGTACGAGCGCCGTGAAGGCGGCCGGGGCCCGGCGCCCCATCGGAGTCCTGGTCGCGGGCGCCCTCCTCGGCCTCGTCGTCCTCGCGGCCGCCCTCGCGCCCCTCCTCGCGCCCTACGCGCCGGACGCCATCGACCTGTCCTCCTCCTTGGTGGGCACCGGCCGCGAACACCTGCTGGGCACCGACTCCTCCGGCCAGGACCTGCTCTCCCGCGCCCTGTACGGCGCGCGGACGAGCCTCGTCGCACCGCTGCTGCTGCTCGCCGTCGCCGGGGTGCTCGGCGTCACGCTCGGCGTGCTCGCGGCCTGGTGCGGCGGCTGGGTGGACACGCTCGTCTCCCGCCTCACGGACGTGATGTACGCCTTCCCCGGCCTGCTCTTCACCGTCCTGATCATCGCCGTCTTCGGTACCGGCACGACGACGTCCGTCCTGGCCCTCGGCCTTGCCTTCACGCCCACCATCGCCAAGTACACCCGTTCCCTGGCCCTGGCCGAGGCCCGCAAGCCGTACGTCGACGCGTACCGCGTGCAGGGCATGGGCGGCGCCCGGATCTGCGCCCGCTATCTGATACCGAACCTGGGCCGGTCCGTCCTCGGCTATCTCGTGGTCCTCTTCGGCGAGGCCCTGATGTCCCTGGCGACGCTCTCCTACCTGGGCTTCGGCGCCCAGCCACCATCCTCCGACTGGGGCCTGATGGTGCAGGAGGGGCAGGCGGCGATCGTCCAGGGCGCGATGCTCCCCGCCCTGGTGCCCGGCACCGCGATCGCCCTGGTCGTCGTCTGTTTCAACGTCGTCGGCGTCTGGGCCGCCGACCGCCTGGGGAGGCAGTGA
- a CDS encoding ABC transporter ATP-binding protein has translation MLLDIDDVSVTVPGAARPLLDSVSLRVAEGEVVALVGESGSGKSTTARTALGLLPDGAAVSGSVRFDGTEVLTLTGERLRAHRAGSVALVHQDPRAALNPVRRVGDFLTERGASRAEAVELLASVGLPDPARRARQRPHELSGGMLQRVVIAGALAARPRLLLADEATSALDVTTQADILALLRTLRAEHGLGLLFITHDLHLAAAYSDRVYVMYAGRVVEERTAKALFTTPAHPYTRGLLSCSPTLDALEAPLRPIPGRPPSLADVFEGCAFVERCGEALPECGTWAPAPLPLPDGGASACLAASGTVETEVKP, from the coding sequence ATGCTGCTCGACATCGACGACGTGAGCGTGACCGTGCCGGGCGCCGCCCGCCCGCTCCTCGACTCCGTGTCCCTGCGGGTCGCCGAGGGCGAGGTGGTGGCCCTGGTCGGCGAGTCGGGCTCGGGCAAGTCGACGACCGCGCGGACGGCGCTCGGTCTGCTGCCGGACGGGGCGGCGGTCTCCGGTTCCGTGCGCTTCGACGGCACCGAGGTCCTCACCCTGACCGGCGAGCGGCTGCGCGCCCACCGCGCCGGGTCGGTCGCCCTGGTCCACCAGGACCCGCGCGCGGCCCTCAACCCGGTGCGCCGCGTCGGCGACTTCCTCACCGAACGGGGCGCGAGCCGCGCCGAGGCCGTCGAGCTCCTCGCCTCCGTCGGGCTGCCCGACCCCGCGCGCCGCGCGCGCCAGCGCCCGCACGAGCTGTCCGGCGGCATGCTCCAGCGCGTCGTCATCGCGGGCGCCCTCGCCGCCCGGCCCCGGCTGCTCCTGGCCGACGAGGCCACCAGCGCCCTGGACGTCACCACCCAGGCCGACATCCTGGCCCTGCTGCGCACCCTGCGCGCCGAGCACGGACTCGGCCTGCTGTTCATCACCCACGACCTGCATCTGGCGGCGGCGTACAGCGACCGCGTGTACGTGATGTACGCGGGCCGGGTGGTGGAGGAGCGCACCGCGAAGGCCCTGTTCACGACCCCCGCCCACCCCTACACCCGCGGCCTGCTGTCCTGCTCCCCGACCCTGGACGCCCTGGAGGCCCCGCTGCGCCCGATCCCGGGCCGTCCGCCGTCCCTCGCGGACGTGTTCGAGGGCTGCGCGTTCGTGGAGCGGTGCGGGGAGGCGCTGCCGGAGTGCGGGACGTGGGCCCCCGCGCCGCTGCCCCTGCCGGACGGCGGCGCGTCCGCCTGCCTGGCCGCGAGCGGCACTGTCGAGACCGAGGTGAAGCCGTGA
- a CDS encoding ABC transporter ATP-binding protein, whose amino-acid sequence MTTTALLRATGLSKTYPLPGGGSHRAADDVGFTVPEGGSLGIVGESGSGKTTVARMLVGLVPPDRGEITVAGRPREPRTPRTSRARLARAREIQMVFQDPYVSLDPRLTATQCLRTVLRLHGKDEKDGAAARDLLDRVGLGAREADARPRDLSGGQRQRLAIARALAVGPRVLVLDEAVAALDVSIQAQILQLLREIREETGVALVFVSHDLAVVRHVTDEVLVMRQGVVVERGPTPLVLAAPEHPYTRLLLASVPSQGWDPEATACARATL is encoded by the coding sequence GTGACGACGACCGCCCTGCTCCGGGCCACCGGACTGAGCAAGACCTACCCCCTGCCCGGGGGCGGCAGCCACCGGGCGGCGGACGACGTGGGCTTCACGGTCCCCGAGGGCGGCTCCCTCGGCATCGTCGGCGAATCGGGCTCGGGCAAGACGACCGTGGCCCGGATGCTCGTGGGCCTCGTCCCGCCGGACCGGGGGGAGATCACCGTGGCGGGCCGCCCGCGCGAGCCCCGCACGCCCCGCACCTCCCGGGCCCGCCTGGCCAGGGCCAGGGAGATCCAGATGGTCTTCCAGGACCCGTACGTCTCCCTCGACCCGAGGCTGACCGCCACGCAGTGCCTCCGTACGGTGCTGCGCCTGCACGGCAAGGACGAGAAGGACGGCGCGGCGGCCCGCGACCTCCTCGACCGCGTCGGTCTCGGCGCGCGCGAGGCGGACGCGCGCCCCCGGGACCTCTCCGGCGGTCAGCGCCAGCGCCTCGCGATCGCGCGGGCCCTGGCGGTGGGCCCCCGGGTCCTGGTCCTGGACGAGGCCGTCGCCGCGCTCGACGTGTCGATCCAGGCGCAGATACTCCAGCTCCTGCGGGAGATCCGGGAGGAGACGGGGGTGGCCCTGGTCTTCGTCAGCCATGACCTGGCGGTGGTGCGGCACGTCACGGACGAGGTCCTGGTGATGCGCCAGGGGGTGGTGGTGGAGCGGGGGCCGACGCCGCTGGTCCTCGCGGCCCCGGAGCATCCCTACACCCGGCTGCTCCTGGCCAGCGTCCCCTCGCAGGGCTGGGACCCCGAGGCCACGGCCTGCGCCCGCGCGACCCTGTAG
- a CDS encoding cold-shock protein: MATGTVKWFNAEKGFGFIAQEGGGPDVFVHYSAINASGFRSLEENQAVTFDVTQGPKGPQAENVTPA, from the coding sequence ATGGCTACCGGAACCGTGAAGTGGTTCAACGCCGAAAAGGGCTTTGGTTTCATCGCCCAGGAAGGCGGCGGCCCCGACGTCTTCGTTCACTACTCTGCGATCAACGCCAGCGGCTTCCGCTCCCTCGAGGAGAACCAGGCCGTGACCTTCGACGTCACGCAGGGCCCGAAGGGCCCGCAGGCGGAGAACGTCACCCCCGCCTAA
- a CDS encoding menaquinone biosynthetic enzyme MqnA/MqnD family protein translates to MPSGAEADRLPSSRRTARPRVGHIQFLNCMPLYWGLARTGTLLDFELTKDTPEKLSEQLVRGDLDVAPVTLVEFLRNADDLVAFPDLAVGCDGPVMSCVIVSQVPLDRLDGARVALGSTSRTSVRLAQLLLAERHGVRPDYYTCPPDLGLMMQEADAAVLIGDAALRANLIDAPKLGLEVHDLGQMWKDWTGLPFVFAVWAARRDYLAREPEVVREVHKAFLASRDLSLEEVTKVAEQASRWESFDAGVLERYFTTLDFRFGGPQLAGVTEFARRVGPTTGFPEDVRVELLRP, encoded by the coding sequence ATCCCGAGCGGGGCGGAAGCCGACCGGCTTCCCAGCTCCCGCCGCACCGCACGGCCGCGCGTCGGCCACATCCAGTTCCTGAACTGCATGCCCCTGTACTGGGGCCTCGCGCGGACCGGCACCCTCCTCGACTTCGAGCTCACCAAGGACACCCCGGAGAAGCTCAGCGAGCAGCTCGTGCGCGGCGACCTCGACGTCGCGCCGGTCACCCTGGTCGAGTTCCTGCGCAACGCGGACGACCTGGTGGCCTTCCCCGACCTGGCCGTGGGCTGCGACGGCCCGGTCATGTCGTGCGTGATCGTCTCGCAGGTGCCGCTCGACCGCCTGGACGGGGCGCGGGTGGCGCTCGGCTCCACCTCGCGCACCTCCGTGCGCTTGGCGCAGCTGCTGCTCGCCGAGCGCCACGGCGTGCGCCCCGACTACTACACCTGCCCGCCCGACCTCGGTCTGATGATGCAGGAGGCCGACGCGGCCGTCCTGATCGGGGACGCGGCGCTGCGCGCGAACCTGATCGACGCCCCCAAGCTCGGCCTGGAGGTGCACGACCTCGGGCAGATGTGGAAGGACTGGACGGGGCTGCCGTTCGTCTTCGCGGTGTGGGCGGCGCGCCGCGACTACCTGGCGCGCGAGCCCGAGGTGGTCCGCGAGGTGCACAAGGCGTTCCTGGCCTCCCGGGACCTGTCCCTCGAAGAGGTCACGAAGGTCGCGGAGCAGGCCTCGCGCTGGGAGTCGTTCGACGCGGGCGTCCTGGAGCGGTACTTCACGACGCTCGACTTCCGCTTCGGCGGCCCGCAGCTGGCGGGCGTCACGGAGTTCGCGCGCCGGGTGGGGCCGACGACGGGCTTCCCCGAGGACGTGCGGGTGGAGCTGCTGCGACCGTAG
- a CDS encoding alpha/beta hydrolase has product MNVRRTPVPLAAAALVFVAALLTGCSSDKEDEPMSFDGPSSAAPAPSAGHGSKASGTRFPTGPRASFTTESTLDDGTKIGVTTLRGKKSGFTGKVWVWAPKQYFDPKYSRSGFPVLIALPGGPGYPNNYWMGTDLKLESSIAKWSKEGKSLPFIVVMPVLNPDDKFYYDGSDIPGQPKMGTWMTDDVPDFVKANFRTFTSRDGWGFMGSSSGGFVGLKSVLKHPERFKAVIASGPDTVPDSPLWRGHEPQRLANDPGRLAERLIRRGGPEVDIAFQVGTAESGQPNLRAFMKKYGKGPVKTRLNVIQGGSHSARSYVPAMDDGPIQWISKKMKGPVPNG; this is encoded by the coding sequence ATGAACGTCCGCCGCACCCCCGTCCCCCTGGCCGCCGCCGCGCTCGTCTTCGTCGCGGCCCTCCTCACCGGCTGCTCGTCCGACAAGGAGGACGAGCCCATGAGCTTCGACGGCCCGAGCTCCGCCGCCCCGGCCCCCTCCGCGGGCCACGGGAGCAAGGCCTCGGGGACCCGGTTCCCCACCGGTCCCCGCGCCTCCTTCACCACCGAGAGCACCCTTGACGACGGCACCAAGATCGGCGTCACGACACTGCGCGGAAAGAAGTCGGGATTCACCGGAAAGGTCTGGGTCTGGGCGCCGAAACAGTACTTCGACCCGAAGTACTCCCGCAGTGGCTTTCCCGTACTCATCGCGCTGCCCGGCGGACCCGGCTACCCCAATAACTATTGGATGGGCACCGACCTGAAGCTGGAGAGCTCCATCGCCAAGTGGTCGAAGGAGGGAAAGAGCCTGCCGTTCATCGTGGTGATGCCGGTGCTCAATCCCGACGACAAGTTCTATTACGACGGCAGCGACATACCGGGGCAGCCGAAAATGGGCACCTGGATGACCGACGACGTCCCGGATTTCGTCAAGGCGAATTTCCGCACCTTCACGTCCCGTGACGGATGGGGCTTCATGGGTTCGTCGTCGGGTGGTTTCGTGGGCCTGAAGTCCGTCCTGAAGCACCCCGAGAGGTTCAAGGCCGTCATCGCCTCGGGGCCGGACACCGTGCCCGACTCCCCGCTCTGGCGCGGACACGAGCCGCAGCGGCTCGCCAACGACCCGGGGCGCCTCGCCGAGCGCCTCATCCGACGCGGTGGCCCCGAGGTCGACATCGCCTTCCAGGTGGGCACGGCGGAGTCCGGGCAGCCGAACCTGCGGGCCTTCATGAAGAAGTACGGCAAGGGACCGGTCAAGACCCGGCTCAACGTCATCCAGGGCGGCAGCCACAGCGCCCGCTCGTACGTCCCCGCCATGGACGACGGGCCGATCCAGTGGATCAGCAAGAAGATGAAGGGCCCGGTCCCCAACGGCTGA
- a CDS encoding protein kinase domain-containing protein yields MHPLEPDEPAAIGPYRLLGRLGSGGMGRVYVGRSAGGRTVAVKVVHPHFALDEEFRARFRREVDAARRVGGEWTAPVLDADPEAAQPWVATGYAAGPSLTEAVRDAGPLPEHSVRVLGAGLAEALAHVHGLGLVHRDVKPSNVLLTLDGPRLIDFGIARATDGTASLTSTGVSIGSPGYMAPEQILGKGVTGAADVFSLGASLVYAATGAPPFAGDTSAALLYKVVHEEPDLGALDGELRDLAAACLAKDAAARPAPARVAHRLAPAGAAPLVAAGWLPGPLVERVSRGAVRLLDLEAREDGAGSAVAASGPVPFAGPAVGVFGPPDASYGAGAAAMPEQNGPVDARLSPASSPASSAPPTTSPGRVSLSVAATSAPGTPDGRGRKLSCTVALAVAGALAAVMVGSAVLFDVLPGSGSGGSSDAEQRPPAASGDSSETDSPHAKGLVPKRYLGKWRGKAAAQDGLVALGTFDVTIRQAAKKGQRVGTVTQTDLIGGTCVDVLTLKSATEKELVLKGVGAKSNGGGCSQSAHTVWLRPVGTELQYTSRDPDAGDPEARLRRVRG; encoded by the coding sequence ATGCACCCGCTAGAACCGGACGAGCCCGCGGCCATCGGGCCCTACCGACTCCTCGGCCGGCTCGGCTCCGGCGGCATGGGCCGCGTGTACGTGGGCCGCAGCGCGGGCGGCCGCACGGTAGCCGTGAAGGTCGTGCACCCGCACTTCGCCCTCGACGAGGAGTTCCGCGCCCGCTTCCGCCGCGAGGTCGACGCGGCCCGGCGGGTCGGCGGCGAGTGGACGGCCCCGGTCCTGGACGCCGACCCCGAGGCCGCCCAGCCCTGGGTGGCGACCGGATACGCGGCGGGCCCCTCCCTCACGGAGGCCGTGCGGGACGCGGGTCCGCTGCCCGAGCACTCGGTGCGCGTCCTCGGCGCGGGCCTCGCGGAGGCGCTCGCGCACGTCCACGGCCTCGGCCTGGTCCACCGCGACGTGAAGCCCTCCAACGTCCTGCTGACCCTGGACGGACCGCGCCTGATCGACTTCGGCATCGCCCGCGCGACGGACGGCACGGCCTCGCTCACGTCCACCGGCGTCTCCATCGGCTCGCCCGGCTACATGGCGCCCGAGCAGATCCTCGGCAAGGGCGTCACGGGCGCGGCGGACGTCTTCTCCCTCGGCGCGTCACTCGTGTACGCGGCGACGGGGGCGCCTCCCTTCGCCGGTGACACGTCGGCCGCGCTGCTCTACAAGGTCGTCCACGAGGAGCCGGACCTCGGCGCGCTCGACGGCGAGTTGCGGGACCTGGCCGCGGCGTGCCTCGCGAAGGACGCGGCGGCGCGGCCCGCCCCGGCCCGGGTCGCCCACCGCCTCGCCCCCGCGGGGGCCGCCCCGCTGGTGGCCGCGGGCTGGCTGCCGGGGCCGCTGGTGGAGCGGGTGAGCCGCGGTGCGGTGCGGCTGCTCGACCTGGAGGCGCGGGAGGACGGCGCGGGCAGCGCGGTCGCGGCGTCGGGGCCGGTGCCGTTCGCGGGGCCCGCGGTGGGGGTGTTCGGGCCGCCGGACGCGTCGTACGGGGCGGGGGCGGCGGCGATGCCCGAGCAGAACGGTCCCGTCGACGCGCGGCTGTCCCCGGCGTCGTCCCCGGCGTCGTCCGCGCCGCCCACGACCTCGCCCGGCAGGGTCTCCCTCTCCGTCGCGGCGACGTCCGCGCCCGGGACGCCGGACGGCCGGGGGCGGAAGCTGAGCTGCACGGTCGCGCTCGCCGTGGCCGGGGCGCTCGCGGCGGTCATGGTGGGGTCCGCGGTCCTGTTCGACGTGCTGCCCGGTTCCGGTTCGGGCGGCTCCAGCGACGCCGAGCAGCGCCCGCCCGCCGCGAGCGGCGACTCCTCCGAGACCGACAGTCCGCACGCCAAGGGCCTCGTGCCCAAGCGGTACCTGGGCAAGTGGCGCGGCAAGGCCGCCGCGCAGGACGGCCTCGTCGCCCTGGGCACGTTCGACGTGACGATCCGCCAGGCCGCGAAGAAGGGGCAGCGGGTCGGCACGGTGACGCAGACGGACCTCATCGGCGGCACCTGCGTCGACGTGCTCACGCTCAAGTCGGCCACGGAGAAGGAGCTGGTGCTCAAGGGGGTCGGGGCGAAGTCCAACGGCGGCGGGTGCTCGCAGTCCGCCCACACGGTGTGGCTGCGGCCCGTGGGCACGGAGCTCCAGTACACCTCCCGCGACCCGGACGCGGGCGACCCGGAGGCCAGGCTGCGCCGCGTCCGGGGCTAG